In a genomic window of Plasmodium malariae genome assembly, chromosome: 4:
- the PmUG01_04025600 gene encoding merozoite surface protein 4, putative, protein MKIGNFLTASIFFIVFNSHFDKLLNNSSYNLKIITNKIIYKRVLTNNNDNNAFTKETGQSSSTKGTSGDSNKQNIDDSPQKGLSEDGKSVSAGSPITSKYSEQSGDNINLANTPNSEDSGNAGTFSGNSNSSGIVEGSDDNDGDEDEDEDEDEDEDEDKNLCLHNNGGCGEDKLCEYLGRKIVKCFCKEGYKLVGTDCVKSSESSSLSSIFCSFLTFIIIIILASIN, encoded by the exons ATGAAGATAGGGAATTTTTTAACAGCGTCTATCTTTTTCATTGTTTTCAACTCGCATTTTGATAAGTTATTGAATAATTCTTCATAtaacttaaaaattattactaataaaataatttataaaagagttttgacaaataataatgataataatgcgTTTACTAAGGAAACTGGTCAATCCAGTTCTACCAAAGGCACAAGTGGTGATagtaataaacaaaatatagaCGATTCCCCTCAGAAGGGCTTAAGTGAAGATGGTAAATCGGTAAGCGCAGGGAGCCCAATCACGTCCAAATATTCTGAACAGTCAGGAGATAACATTAATTTGGCTAACACCCCGAATTCGGAAGATTCCGGAAACGCAGGAACATTTTCAg gtAATTCAAACAGCAGTGGAATTGTTGAGGGATCGGATGATAATGATGGTGATGAAGATGAGGATGAAGATGAAGATGAAGATGAAGatgaagataaaaatttatgtttacATAACAATGGTGGATGTGGTGAGGACAAGCTATGTGAATACTTAGGaagaaaaatagtaaaatgtTTTTGTAAAGAGGGATATAAATTAGTAGGTACTGATTGTGTAAAATCATCAGAGTCTTCTTCCTTAAGTTccattttttgttcattcttaacgtttataattattattattttagcTTCAATAAATTaa